The window CTTGAGCTTAGAAGATCGGCGTTATTTTTAAGATAGATTAAAATTTCTTCTTCACTCTCTTTTTTCAGCTCAAGGTCAAAAAAGGCGCTGTCGTAAGAGCCTGAAGTGTCATTTAGTGAGTCTTTTAGATCTTTTATACTTACATAAGAATTTGTCTGTAAATTTAAAAGTCCATTATCTATCACATCTCTTATGGAATTTGCTTTAGCACCCTTTTTAAAGATCTCTTCAAGGCTAATAAGCGCTGAGTAGTAAGCGTAATCAACCTTCATCTTCTCAAGCTCTATAGCACTTTGGATGTAGGCATCCTTGTTTGACTGCTTCTCAAGTCTTGCGACCTTTTTTTCTAGTGCCTCTTTTTGCAGGTTGTATTTATTGATATCGCTTTGTGTAACTTCGATCTGCATAACATAGGTCGGAATTTTCTCTAAAAGAGCGTTCTTTTTATTTTGAAGAGTGATCAAATTTGAGTTATCGATCTTTGAAGCGTTTAGGTCTTTTTGCTGAGATTTTATGATGTTTATCTGGCTGTTTAGGGTTTGAATTTGATTTGTTATGCTGATGATATCGTCTTCTTGCGTTACGTTGTTATCAGCGCCAAAAAGAGTTATGAAAGAAAGCAGGATGATGGTTAGAAATTTACGCATTTTCGCCTCTTTTGTCCGCTAGAAGTTTAAACGTGCCCTCTTTTAAATCGTAACTGAAAATTTCACCAGTCTCGATGATATAGTGCCAGCCATAAATTTGAAGCTTACCACTTTCATACTCCTCTTTTACATTTGGATAAGTCATTATGTTTTCGATCGAGTTTATCACGTTTAGCCTCTCGGTTAGCCATGCCATTTTGGCTGGATCATCGCTTGTAAATTTAAGCACTTCTCGCTTGATCGGCTCTATTAGCTTTATCCAATTTCTAACATTTGGCGTAGTTTTGAGCTTTTTTTCATCCATATAAAGCGCTGCGCATCCACCACAATCAGAGTGTCCGCAAATAATGATATTTTTGATATTTAAAAGCTCTAATGCATATTCGATAGCCGAAGTCGTTGCCAAAAATTCCTCGCTCACTCTATAAGGTGGCACAATATTTGCGATATTTCGTACCATAAAAAGCTCGCCTGGAAGGCAGTTTGTTATCAAATTCGGTACCACTCTTGAATCAACACAGGATATAAAAAGAGTATGCGGGTCTTGTCTATTTTGTAGACTTTTAAAGAGCTCTTCATGCTCCAAAAAGCCATCTTCCATAAATTTTACCGCACCTTCAAGTAGCGAGTCATCCATAAAAATTTATCTCCATTTTTTATATTTTTACGCGATTATAGCAACTTTTATTTAATCTAAAAAATACTTTAATATATAAATTTTTAACTAATATAATTTGTTAAAATTCTTTTTATTCATTGTTTAATTATTTTAGGCTAAACTCATTCAAAAATTCATAAGGAGATAAAATGAGTCTGTATGATAGGAACTACGCAAAACAAAATCAAGAAGAACTTGCGTACTCTCAAAGCTCACTAAGCACTTTTATAAAACAAACTTATCAACTTTTTGCAGCATCACTACTTTCAGCAACAGCTGGCACCTATGTAGGTATTAGCATTGCTGGCGTTTTTGCGGCAAATAGATTTTTGTTTTGGGGACTTGTTATAGTCGAGTTTGCACTACTTTTTGGCTTAATGGCAGCTAAACGTAAAGAGGGATTAAATTTAATACTTCTATTTGCATTTACTTTTATAAGTGGCCTTACGCTAACTCCGCTACTTTCAGCAATCCTTGCCATGCCAAGTGGAGCTGGTATA is drawn from Campylobacter concisus and contains these coding sequences:
- a CDS encoding carbonic anhydrase — protein: MDDSLLEGAVKFMEDGFLEHEELFKSLQNRQDPHTLFISCVDSRVVPNLITNCLPGELFMVRNIANIVPPYRVSEEFLATTSAIEYALELLNIKNIIICGHSDCGGCAALYMDEKKLKTTPNVRNWIKLIEPIKREVLKFTSDDPAKMAWLTERLNVINSIENIMTYPNVKEEYESGKLQIYGWHYIIETGEIFSYDLKEGTFKLLADKRGENA